A window of Gossypium raimondii isolate GPD5lz chromosome 7, ASM2569854v1, whole genome shotgun sequence genomic DNA:
ttatgagccaaatatgtgtagatactttgttactaatttctaattaatgatggaAATGATTAGAAATTAGGTTAATGTGCAAATGTTATATATTAGGTTATGATCCCCAAATTATACATATGTAGcttttctaatatcccatcTTTAGAAAATAGAGTCCCTTTCTCTGAAttacttgtgtgctaatttggaaaatcaaaaccacaatattaaagattttgaaaaatgaatggATTCAAGTACGCTTTgcatataattttgtttttgatgatttgacatgatagatTCGGTTAATAAAGTTGTATATTAAATTCTATTTCTAAGTTATAACACTTCATCCATTATGCATTGTATTAGTTAGAATTGTAGTTGGTCTAGAAATATATTTGtacatatttgtaattatattttctttgtattattaaaactttcaaaaaaaaaagagaaaaaggtaatgacaaatataaaaacaaatctCATTTTGATTTAAGCCCCATTATGTGCAGACACTTTTGGATTAGGTATTACCATGTTTATTTTTGGTATAAGTTTAGCTATATTTTGATTGATCTCGTGTTTTTTAGAATAATCATGTgttttgtaattattaattctagtgatagttatttaaatttgtattatttgtaattacatTTGTggatttattttgtaattaaaaaggtTCAAATTATGCTATTCACAAGTTATGAATTTAGTTcttgtactttaatttagtcattttagtacctatacttttcaaattaaccaattttagtctctgtacttttgaattgtgaaatttcAGTCCTAGCCCAAATGATAATAGTTAAATATATTTGGTTAAATGTTGTTGTTAGTCTTGTACTATTAGTAAAGTTGTAGGTTTAGTTAATGTTgtccaattggatcattcttcatctatatatttttctaattttgaaaattcaatctTGACGCAAACAacaatctttaaatttattaactagctttttttgaaagtaatatataaaaaaaaaacaagttgtTATGGCATTATACATGTGCAGAGACGACACTAGGGGGTTGGCACGGGCCCCTACCCCTTAAAATGAGAAATCTCATTTTTAGTCCTTtaaagtttctaaaatttttaattggtacatggtaaaattacactttggccctctaaaaaaataaaaatttgattgtcctttaaaaaaattagaaagatataagctttaaaatagtaaaattgcattttagctCTCATAAAGACATACAACTTAATTCTGGTCCCTctataaaaaattgtttagCTTCACCCCTgtacatataataatatgtttgtcgCATAGCATATCTTAACTTAATGAATTATAATCTATGATTTAATCATAAACgaattctaaaatttgaaaaagtaaaggatctaaaataaccaaattcaaatataaagaTTAGATCCACAACTTACGCataatataaagattaataCCAAActttaacccaaaaaaaatcatacagCCACCTTTAAGATATGATATTCAATAAATCTAGTTTGAAATTTCAGTATTTACAATCCATATTCAACTATCTATCGTACCAACCATTTGGAAGAAGTGAAAGTAGACTTCTTCTCTAGGTATTTAGATCAAGTTCGAACACTATAGTCGGTATTGTTGGGAGGGCTTTACCTGAATGTCACCTCACCGAATAGAACTAGACTTGAACCGTAAAACATATGAAAATTCatgtgattatataaaaaagaaaaagaagtcaTAAATAATAAGTTATTTAGAAAGAAAACTAGTATTGGGGCTGAAATGCTGGATTTTGATGCTGACTCCAAATTTGGCTGCTACAATTGATTTGCTAAATGGATTTCACCTTCTTCTTGTGGAATAAAGCTCACTCTCTtctgttaaataaaaaaatcgtaaaaaaaatttaaaaatcttaattttagcttttcattttttaaaacattcatcatattttattttctttcaataattTAGCTACTTTAATTAGGGGTGAAATTAAAAAACTCAATTAGTAGCTATGTaacaaaaaattgaagttaataatgttaacaaatAGACTTACATTTTAAATCTTAACAATAGAGAAACTATTTTCcttgaaataaaattagaggactaaattttaaatatacgaAGAGCATGAGTACTTGACACGTATTttaaccaaagaaaaatggttGAAAAAGTTTTGCACGATCAAAACAATGATATATATCTCataaaaattgaccaaataaaAGGGTTGAAAACATGAATGGGTAGAATTGGaatattttaaaagtcaaaattgggTTATTTGCAATATGCAAGGTGAAGAAGTTTCATCAATCAGTTTGGATAGGTTTACTATAGATATCGCAATTAAATTGACTTAGCAAAAATAGTTAAATCTAAATGAATTGTTCTTAACATGTCTAGAATTCATGACCTTTAATTATCTAATTGACCATTTCTTACAATCAACTTTGAAAAAATGACAAGGAAATTAATTACTCTTTTTCAACTTACAATtaccaatatttatttatgaatttattttttataagattttacAACATAacttaatttcttaattttaattataaaaattatgtccATTTTTTAACAAGGAAATCATTCTGAAATTGAGACCACGTGgtaatgtattaaataaatttcggGACGAGATGAGTTCTGGTATAAGTGAAAATTGGGCCGGGgctgataaaaaattattccgTCTTACTCTATTATCGTCCTTACAAAAACTACAACTAAACcatgataaattgaaaaaaaattatcaccCAACTTGTTCGAGTCAAGCTTGGGCGGGTTATtcaatctaaatttaaaatttaacaacaaaaatattttttaggtataattataaaaataataaaataaattatccaaGCCAATCCACAACAACTTAAGTAAACAATACAAAAAGATTAGTTTgattaaatctttaaattgTTGCACAAAATTGTAGATTTTGGTAAAGTGAGACAATAACAATGCATATCTCTCAAGTTGACCAATCTTCTTTTGGCTAGCTACCAAAACAACATTGCATCAATGACCAAAccgtttataaattattttaacaagcccttttttatttatttattttttgcaatTAAGTACTAGCAAACATGTAGGCCCAAAAACCATTGAAAATTCAGTTGTTAGCTTATACTTTGCATGTGACTTTCCTTATGTTTTCTAATAAGTTCACCTAATTTTCCAGGatttttgaaattgattgaAGTAATTTATGGAACATAAAAGCTTGATGGTTAAATTATGTTGTTAGTCCCTGTATTTTTACAATCATTAgtattttccattaaattttataggtatgtcggtaaaagtattatggaggcTCTCGTATTAggagttggattgcatttttccccctctactaaaaaaataggcaaattagtccctataagttagatcaaagagtaaattgaccATTCTgtgaaaaattatttctatttctactattaaaaactgatCCCTATATGTCAGTATGAGGTACACGTGGCACACCACATGTCTTATTTGGTTATGCTATCAACATGCTAGTTTTTTAAAGATAGAAATGAATGAACTCTTTTTTAGTAGAGaagacaaaatacaatctaataCTTAGTATTTTGACCTCAATATGACATGCTGATTAAGTTGCCTTTTACACGACATGATATATGATTGATGAGAAATAAATAAGTTAGGTTGaaaaattgatggaaaatacAAACAATGTGAAAGTAGAGGGACTATTAGTGCATTTTAACCAGAATTggtaattcttaaaaaaataagaaaaaggataaaatttgcATACCTCACGTTTGGGCTTAAAGTTTTCTCCAACGGTACCAAGGCCAGGCTTCCACGGTGCTTCACGGTGGATTCGATTACCGGCATCATCACCGCCACTACCACCATTTCCGGTATAAAGATCAAGGATCTTCTCAGCCACCTCAACACCATCTTTGCTCTCTTCCATCAACTTAGCCATTTGAGACTTAGGCAACCTCATTTTCACAGTCATCATCCCCCCACCGGAAGTACCACCACCACCTAGTCGAACCCCATCGGGCACCATGCTCGTCGACGACGGTCGAACCATAGAAAGGTCCGACACCGTCCTTCTCGACAACATCAAACACTCTAACCTATCTTTAGCACTCATATGAATCCCTCCTGACCGCACCCTCCTCGGCGCCTTATGAACTTCATCATCGGCAAGCTTCGGCAGCTCCACCAAGAAGTAGATTTTCTTGGGTTTCAAGCTCTCTTGTGGCTCTAATGGCTTAGCACGGATCCCATAATGCTTCACGGTTTGTGAATCTAATAAAACATGGCCTGTTGGATAATCTTTTAGAACATCCCAAACTCGAATTGGTGTCTTTAATTTGATGGTTTCACCATCGATTTTCATTACCTTTGCCTTGTTTCTTCCTCCTATGCTGTTCCCCATTTCCTCGTTTAGTatagaaaaaatttaatgttttcttGGCTTTGTTGTtgggatttatatatatatatatatatatatatatgctatgaTGGTAATTGGAATGGTGTgaatttggtgaaattttgtACAAGATTCCaaatttatatgtatgattTCATGATGGAcctttttggaaaattaaagtgggaaaatgcaatttttaaaagctagttttacctttttctttttctccttttggCTCTatgttttattacttttatttccGGACTTTAAAATTAcgttaaattattttgttttaatcaatgttttagaaaatgaatttgTATTTAAACTAATTAGATCATCGATTTGAttgttaatcaaataataattaaataaattgataaaaattaagaaatatataaaatcaattcactgccaatttttgtccatattttcaattcttttactaATTTTACGTGATTCGTTCAAAGACAAAtcgatttatttgtttaaaccGATACATCAATCGATTTTCAATCTAATCGGTCCAGtttcaataacataaattttaactgGATTGATGTAAAAACTCGTGCGATAATTCATgtgaatattttcatttaaaaaagtaatttaaccgAATAAAAAACTCACACCCTAAATTATTACACAAGCAAAACCCATAAATTAATCCCAGATCTTTTACCAATGAGCCAAATGCTGTGTAGATTCAATTGAAGAGTATTCGAAAAAAGAGtaacaaaatgatttaaaaaaagtaaatgattTGGCCAAACCAACGTTGAAATCACCATCAACTTTTCTGGtatctttaatttgatttgggGGCAATAAGGTGAAATAGTGGGTGTAGGgttttcatattaattaaatgtcaCAATCATTACCATCAAAGTGCAAAGAGATTGTGGGTCTTAATGAGAACTGGGGGACTTGGCATTGGTGGGCTTTCATGAAAGGATAACCCTTGAATTAAAGATAAGGATGAATCAAAAAAGGGCTAAAAAGTGGTTTTTAGtcataataacaatatttaattatttttgaaaacaattatTATACGTTAATTTGGTGACAAAGCGAATTCAGGTTATTTGCTTTTTTGCCTCTAGATGGCCTGCCCTATTAGGGTcaatattttcatacaattcttgttatatatgttttaattagtcCGCTAATTAATAATATGTTGTTCCATCATTATCACTTTATAATGCCaaaagttgatttttttatggGAAAAAATATGAGTTTTCTAATTCTTGATGAATCTAAAATCGAGATAAAATTATACAGTTTTAAAATGAGatcaaatttttgaattaaattataacttttttttggtGAGTAATTCACtggatttattaattaaaatatattagaaagTTTCAAaagtagtttttattattaaagaataACCAGATCAAAATAGGTTTAATGTAGGAAACATAATAAAAAGTTTAGTTGACATTCATAAAATGAGAAGCACTTTATGTTGAAcataaattgtttaaatgtgATGGAAAATCTTTACAAATTTGCGCTTCATCCCTTACAAaaccaattttatttaattatacattaaaaaatggtttcggaTTCCATCCATCAACTTTCAACTATTTACACATTAAATGCTTCACATGCATGGACCAACCATCTTAAGTTTTGAATCTAATGGTTAATTCAAGTTTGAATATTTGAGAAAAGAGTGATGGTGTGTGTGGTGTGCATAATTTGTACTTTTTAACAACaacaatcataaaatataatataatttgacACTTAATACAAAACCTTCGTCAATATTTAGACTTGTAATTGTAACTCATATAATGCTGCCagctgatttttttttcatcaagCAATCTGCCGGCTTGTttgcttgaaaaataaaacaaccttttatatattaaacaaaaatatctaattctaaaacttttggaattagaataattttttattttattttaaaaaatgtagaTAGTAAGATTACCGCgatcaaaattcattataattttgatatttatctaaataattttttccaagtttaatctcaattattttatatattttaattaataaaattgattaattaaaaaaattaaagtatatgaaaattttatgaacaataaatttaaaattaaatttagaaaactattaaaaattaaaatgtaaacgGGAAATTGAGCAAAACAGCACTAAGCCTTGTGCTTTTGCAAAGCCCACACGAGGCCTAAAACAGAACTAAAAAATAGCCCAATGGAAGGAGGTCCAAAAAGCTAATTGGACCACcattcaaaaggagaaaaagctacataaattattatacaACTTTCGTATGGTGCATTGGTATTTATATTCTCTGAATTCTAAGTTGGTGTTTAACTACTataacatgaatatatatatatatatatatatatatatatatatattttttttaaaaccaaaatcatCATCACCAATTATTTTCTGTAATTCTCCCTCTCTTTTTAAGAATAGAAAAAGTGAAACCATTAATTACAAATCTTACTAAAAAATAGTGTTTCTCCATTCAAATCcaattattaagaaattttcaaatacaattgtcgaaaccattttttaaaatttgggaaaaaatgggatcgactttgaaaataaaatgggagttgccaccgatattttattgaaagtgtgatcggatcaccttgaaaactaTTTTAGGtttgcgaattttgagaaaacgggttcgggagtcgggtacgcacgaggaagggttagcaccctcgtgacgcccaaaattggtaccgaattgattgtttaatgttttaatgtcaaaattttgaaaagattttaaaatacgatccttttatcttgaataaaatgaattggatgataaggcttacttatttcaaagaaataaattgtcacactcagtaagttagagtgcagcgttttaaatcctcaaaattaaatttatctcttgacttataaaacctatgcattttgagaaggatttTCGATTAtctgggtcaaatgagaaatcaagacccaataagttagggttcgatttcacaaaattcctaaagaTCGAATactgcctttatttttaaaatcctcgtctcgagaaaataacatgtcatatccaatgcgttaggacacaacgtgtcgaattcccgagaatgggttttttatttgaaatttgtatgtttgaattaaaaaagGTATTTGGTTACTTAGAATCAACGAAAAAaaatcgaagcccagtaagttagggcacgttttctcgattttccaaacggaaaatattgccttatttagaaaattttctttttgatgtatggtgttaatatgtataacaaaacgataatgaATACGACAAGTTAAGCGTAAATAATACAAACAACCATcaacaatgaaataaataaatataagagacGAATCAATCAcataataacaagtaaataaacgGATAGAATTAAAATGTCCttttgaaatgataatgaacaacgtaaataagtaaatgaataataataacagaaagaagatgaataaaattacaaatgtgagaagatatatgtatatctatatgcggataattttataaaataaaaaatgagtatatatattataaaatatatgtcaatattataaaatatatggatgcatgtacatattttaaaacgataaaacataaaaattgtatttaggaattataaaatatatgtataggTTATAAAACGTacgtatgcatatatatatttttaaagattataaagtataaaaggcgtatgtatatacatatacgtataaaaaatgcatatagattatagaatataaacatatataagtatgtatatcaattaaaatgtatgtgtattataaaatgtatgcatgtatatgtatatgacaaaatcaaatttaaaaatatgtataaataagtaaataatattaaataaagtattaaataaaactgattttaattatatatttgtatatatataaaaataaataaaacaaaattgaagtttaaagAGGCCGAGGATCGATTAAAATCGGGCTAAAAAATAAGGCTCAAAATTGCAAATAAGTAAAACAGGGTGCGGAGGATGAAATGAAACGCGCCAAAAGTTCGAGGGACTGATCACGAGTATTTCCCATCCCCAAAATGCGGCGTTTTGTGCAGGACTAGACTGGAACAAGCGAGAAATTATGTggccaaaattaaaatgaaacaaaaggcTGCATTGGATGAGTCGAAGAACTGGAGAGACCAAGGCGAATTACCCATCGGACCCAAAACGCAGGTCTGACCTCCtctgggtcgggtcatcgggtatGGGCCAATAAGTcttgaaacgacgccgttttgaaacCATTAGACTGGTATCAAACGGTGACGTTTCTTCCTTTGCacaaagattaaagaaaaatctaaaaaaaagcctcctttcattttaaaacgaaaattaaAACGGAAAACCCTAGGAACTCTCATGTTTCGCCGCCTCCAAACCCCCAAAACTCCGTGTAACTCAGATTTGGGCGGAGGAAACGGAGCTCCAACGGCGTACCCACAGGTAAGAacctcccttttctttttcctttctctttttacCCACGATTAACCGAGATCGAGGCCTCAAAATCCcaatcgaaaaagaaaataagaagatCAATCACCTTTTGAACAAATGTTTTTGCTTTccgatttctttctctctttttgattcattttttttgtattgattttttgaTAGTGTTTATTGAATGCCTAAAGAAGGGGGCCCTTTACAAAAACCGAAAacggctttatatagccgaaaatacaatagaaaaattcaggaattctctctttttgtttttttgtttttttctgctattttttttatgttgtcGTCGTGTCTTTTGCtgttgttctttttctttgctgCTGCTTGCGTTTGTTGCGATTGCTACAGGTCGTTGCAGGTGCGAGGGTGCGCATGTACGGAGTTGTGGCAGAGAGCAGGCAGAGGCGCAAGAGGCATGCGGCGC
This region includes:
- the LOC105789086 gene encoding uncharacterized protein At1g66480 isoform X2, with the translated sequence MGNSIGGRNKAKVMKIDGETIKLKTPIRVWDVLKDYPTGHVLLDSQTVKHYGIRAKPLEPQESLKPKKIYFLVELPKLADDEVHKAPRRVRSGGIHMSAKDRLECLMLSRRTVSDLSMVRPSSTSMVPDGVRLGGGGTSGGGMMTVKMRLPKSQMAKLMEESKDGVEVAEKILDLYTGNGGSGGDDAGNRIHREAPWKPGLGTVGENFKPKRERVSFIPQEEGEIHLANQL
- the LOC105789086 gene encoding uncharacterized protein At1g66480 isoform X1, translated to MGNSIGGRNKAKVMKIDGETIKLKTPIRVWDVLKDYPTGHVLLDSQTVKHYGIRAKPLEPQESLKPKKIYFLVELPKLADDEVHKAPRRVRSGGIHMSAKDRLECLMLSRRTVSDLSMVRPSSTSMVPDGVRLGGGGTSGGGMMTVKMRLPKSQMAKLMEESKDGVEVAEKILDLYTGNGGSGGDDAGNRIHREAPWKPGLGTVGENFKPKREKRVSFIPQEEGEIHLANQL